ATAGCCCGTTACGGACATGCATTAAAAATTACAAAAATAAGTGACATCAATTCTTTGCCACTATTTTTACTTATTACATCCTTTTTATTATTTGCTTCGAGCCCTTTATCGAATTTTATATCAAGATATCAGGAAACACGAGCCGATCAATATGCCATATCAATGATGGACGATCGTCAGGCAGCTGTAACCGCATTCCAAAAGCTTACCATATCAGGATTAAGTGAAGTGAATCCACCGCTTCTTGTGAAATGGTTCCGCTATACGCATCCAACCATGCTTGACCGCATTATGAAAGTAGCGGAAACGGAAGAACCAATCAAAGAAAAGCCGATCAAGGAAGAACAGAAAAAAACGAGGTAATGATGGAAGTAAAATAATCCACAATTGCCGAGGTTTTTCAGGCGAATAAATTGGGTATTCTAACGATAAGTTGATCAAAATTAGTTCGTTTTAGAATGGTAGGGGAGTTTATGCGCAATATTGTTATTATAACGCTTGCATCCATTTTAATGGCATTTGCTTATAATTTTTTATTAATACCGCATGAGATTTTAAGTGGTGGATTAAGTGGGATTGCCATTATGCTTGGCATCGTAACGCCGTTGAATACAGGTGTGTTAAATCTTTTATTAAACTTGCCCTTGCTTATATTAGGTGTGATGAAGTTAGGGAAACGTTTTATTGCTTATACCATTCTTTCAGTTGCAGTAATGTCTATCGCCTTGTTAATTATTCCAATTTATAAGGCAACACAGGAACCGATTTTAGCTTCCTTATTTGGTGGTGTTATTGTTGGTCTTTGTGTAGGTCTGATTTTTCGTGCGTCTGGTTCCTCAGGTGGCTTTGATATTATTGCGATGCTGTTGAGTCGCAAAAGGGATTTTCCATTGGGGGTACTTATTTCAGCTATGAACGGGGTCGTAGTAGCGATTTCAGGTTTTGTTTTTAGTTGGGATGCCGCTTTGCTGACACTCGTTTCGATATATGCCACTGGGAAAGTTGTTGATACCATCCATACGAGTAATATTAAACTGACGCTAATGATTATTACTAGCAACGGTGAGGATGTGAAACAACAACTGTTAACTAGACTGCATCGAGGGATTACGATGATGGATGCGAAAGGTGGCTATTCAGGAGAAGGGCGAAAAGTGCTGATTACCGTCATTACACGTTATCAGCTGGCTGAAGTGAAAAGCCTAATAAAAGAAGTAGATGCAAAAGCGTTTGTGAATATTTTGCAAACAACAGAAGTGATTGGTATGTTTGACCGCGGTTCTAAATGATAGAAAAGTTAAATCATTTGGAAAAAATGTATTTTAAAAACACACGTAATTGATTATACTATAATCGAACGTGTGTTTTTAAATTTTTGAGCTTGAAGAAAGGAGTAAATATGCAAAAAGATATTATTCATACGTATTGTTTAAAACTTCGTGGCACAACGCATGATTACAAGGACGAATGGCAGGCTGATCGCTATCATATCGGTGGCAAAATGTTTGCCATGATGGGCGGAGATGCAACGAGAAAACCGATTATTACGTTAAAATGTGCACCTAGTCGTGCAGAAGAATTAAGAGAAACCTATGAAGGCATTATTCCAGGTTACTATATGAACAAAACACACTGGAATTCTATTTATTTAGATGCCAATATTCCGAACGAGTTACTTGAAAATTTAATTCAGCATTCCTATGAGCTCGTATTCGAAAAGCTAACAAAAAAAGCACAAAAGGAAATAGGCATTTAAGTGCCAGTCACGAAAAT
This DNA window, taken from Lysinibacillus sp. FSL M8-0337, encodes the following:
- a CDS encoding YitT family protein is translated as MRNIVIITLASILMAFAYNFLLIPHEILSGGLSGIAIMLGIVTPLNTGVLNLLLNLPLLILGVMKLGKRFIAYTILSVAVMSIALLIIPIYKATQEPILASLFGGVIVGLCVGLIFRASGSSGGFDIIAMLLSRKRDFPLGVLISAMNGVVVAISGFVFSWDAALLTLVSIYATGKVVDTIHTSNIKLTLMIITSNGEDVKQQLLTRLHRGITMMDAKGGYSGEGRKVLITVITRYQLAEVKSLIKEVDAKAFVNILQTTEVIGMFDRGSK
- a CDS encoding MmcQ/YjbR family DNA-binding protein, coding for MQKDIIHTYCLKLRGTTHDYKDEWQADRYHIGGKMFAMMGGDATRKPIITLKCAPSRAEELRETYEGIIPGYYMNKTHWNSIYLDANIPNELLENLIQHSYELVFEKLTKKAQKEIGI